tttaatgcaaattgACCAGAGCATTTGGCACGCAATGGAAATTCACCTTCCAATTTCGCGTTTCGTCTCTTTCGCCCAACTATTCCCATGAACAATTAATATTTTGCGTAAAAGTCCACACTGTGTCTGTGTCAACCAAGAAACGCGGAAGAGAGGAAGCAGTTCACACTGGCCGTGGACTCGACCAAACTTCAAAGGCAAAAAGGGTTGGGAATTTGTGATACGAGACCTTTAACTATTTGGGTCAGATTCAGACATAAACATGATTACATGAACTGAAACTTCTTACCCAATCTGCAATGGGTTCTTTCACTTCATTTGTTCTATTTCATGTTTCGCTTCTATGGCTTATCAGTCTGGCCACCGCCCAGTTGATATGCTACACCACGGGCAACTTCACCACCAACAGCACCTACGGCAAGAACCGCAAcctcctcctctcttctctctcccacAACGTCGCCAATGCCGGCGGCTTTTACAGCGCCGACGCCGGCCAAGACCCCGACAAGACCTACGCTCTGGCGCTCTGCAGAGGAGACATTTCCTCCGAAGACTGTAGGAATTGCGTCAACGTCGCGAGCCAAATCATCATAAACAATTGTACCAACCAGAAGGAAGCAATCACATGGTCAGGGGAGGGTCCTCTATGCGTCGTGCGGTGCTCGGACGGTAAAATTTTTGGATCGGTAGCGACGACTCCCACTCGCGCGTTTTACAATGTGGGGAATATCCCGACTGGATCGGAAGATAAGTTTCATGAGATTTGGGATAATTTGACGGATAGTTTAGTGATTGGGGCCTCGATGGGTTCAAAAGAGCTGAAATTCGCAACTGGGGAGGCGAAGGTCTCAGATTTTTTTGAGAGGATTTATGCGCTGATGCAGTGCACTCCGGATTTATCACAGATGGATTGCAGCGATTGTCTGCGGCAGGCGGTGATTCATTACAGAGGATGTTGCCGGAGGAACATAGGTGGCGTTGTTCTCCAACCAAGTTGTGTGTTTAGATTTGATCTGTACCCTTTCTATAATTCTACTGACAGCAGCATTACTCCGCCGCCCTCTCCACCAGCGCCTCCCGCCAGATTTCTTCCGCCGCCGCCATCAACGAACAGCACAGTTACTACCAATGGTACGCCCAAAATgatttcttcttttctttgtttGACAACTTTGacctttttaaaaatttattgtgttACGGACAAAAAAACTCTTTTTTGAAATTGGTAGGAGTGCGTTCCCAACAGGATGTGATGAAATTGGCTCTAGTGAAAAATATGACTATATTAGGCACAGTGTCACGGACCACTAATTTTAACCCAATTAAAGAGCCGCACAGTACTTGTTGAGGCTCGCCCTCGATAGAGTCAGCCAACAACACACATTCAATCTAGTTGACATGAACACTCGAGAGGTTTTTAAAAGCCATCATAGAGATGAAATAtcagttccaacaataatgaattcatgaagacaaacaaccttcatactcaatgacatgtggaactagttgttatatttaatcaacaagacaaccacacaagtTATCATCCGAATTATTCAACATCCAGTATAAAAATTCCTAGTGAGGGCAAGTaacatctctcctccccatttaatGGAGGTCACACTGTCAAcccctaacattctcccccaccAACTCTATCGATGACCTCGTCGATGTATTTGTAAGAAGACTTCATACTCTTATTGTTTGTGATTTTCGTCATTGACTACATGTCTACCAGGTTATACTCTACGTGACTCATCCACGGTATGAAAGAAATACAACCATTGA
This DNA window, taken from Malania oleifera isolate guangnan ecotype guangnan unplaced genomic scaffold, ASM2987363v1 ctg225, whole genome shotgun sequence, encodes the following:
- the LOC131147143 gene encoding cysteine-rich receptor-like protein kinase 14; the protein is MGSFTSFVLFHVSLLWLISLATAQLICYTTGNFTTNSTYGKNRNLLLSSLSHNVANAGGFYSADAGQDPDKTYALALCRGDISSEDCRNCVNVASQIIINNCTNQKEAITWSGEGPLCVVRCSDGKIFGSVATTPTRAFYNVGNIPTGSEDKFHEIWDNLTDSLVIGASMGSKELKFATGEAKVSDFFERIYALMQCTPDLSQMDCSDCLRQAVIHYRGCCRRNIGGVVLQPSCVFRFDLYPFYNSTDSSITPPPSPPAPPARFLPPPPSTNSTVTTNGTPKMISSFLCLTTLTFLKIYCVTDKKTLF